In one Butyrivibrio proteoclasticus B316 genomic region, the following are encoded:
- a CDS encoding lysophospholipid acyltransferase family protein gives MRSLQSLENSYRQKRYDRYDSGNMNIRHLLGHRVANRIIVMLIKVQRLIKRQKLIIINDRHSITDRPTIFAPTHIGGVDAEMVFEAVQKPAWFMVADSREMYRSFSGAMLDLNGAICFDSDHKKDRFIAKERVKELMRKGQNVIAFPEGAYNISPNQLVMHLYTGTAEIAISTGADIVPIALVRDGRNYYVNIGKIIDVRKYSLEQKHELTVLLREALASMVWEILEQLPVTKRGDIASDYYENVFLEEMFADNGNYTYTVEDVRSTMFRPKSITEPDEVYSFMHKLQPKKENAFLLRNST, from the coding sequence ATGCGAAGTCTTCAGAGCCTGGAGAATTCCTACAGACAAAAGCGCTATGACAGATACGACAGCGGCAATATGAACATCAGACATCTATTGGGACACCGCGTTGCCAATAGAATAATTGTGATGCTTATCAAGGTTCAGAGGCTCATAAAAAGGCAGAAGCTGATAATTATAAATGACAGACACAGTATAACTGACAGGCCAACTATTTTTGCTCCTACACATATTGGAGGCGTTGATGCAGAGATGGTTTTCGAGGCTGTGCAGAAACCTGCCTGGTTTATGGTTGCTGATTCACGTGAGATGTATAGAAGCTTTTCGGGAGCAATGCTTGATCTTAACGGAGCAATATGCTTTGATTCAGACCATAAGAAGGACCGCTTTATTGCAAAAGAGAGAGTAAAAGAGCTGATGAGAAAAGGGCAAAATGTCATTGCTTTCCCTGAAGGAGCGTACAATATAAGCCCTAATCAACTAGTCATGCATTTATATACAGGAACGGCGGAAATAGCTATCAGCACAGGGGCAGATATTGTGCCTATCGCACTTGTACGTGATGGTAGAAATTATTATGTGAATATTGGGAAAATAATTGATGTAAGGAAATATTCGCTTGAGCAGAAACATGAATTAACAGTGTTACTTCGTGAAGCATTGGCTTCCATGGTGTGGGAAATTCTTGAACAACTTCCTGTAACAAAGAGGGGAGATATTGCGTCTGACTACTATGAGAATGTATTTCTGGAGGAAATGTTCGCTGACAATGGAAACTATACTTACACGGTAGAAGATGTCAGAAGTACTATGTTTCGGCCGAAAAGTATCACAGAGCCTGATGAGGTTTATTCCTTCATGCACAAACTTCAGCCCAAAAAGGAGAATGCATTTCTGCTTAGAAATTCTACTTGA
- a CDS encoding phosphotransferase enzyme family protein, protein MTNVLEKAKAIYDLENYEFEQVGGHDGGRNLVYVCKQKEEKKCVLRISALGDRTMEEYEAETEFVHYLAKNGASVADVIPSRSGKLVERMQVKPSVIGLSEAADGAEGDAECFVSLFAYAKGILLSENGYHYRDGAPLSELFYNMGKTIGAIHRLSKQYRPTHQRQHYFDKYNMEYVDKVIPDAYAELKAAIADRLERFRTLPVDPESYGLVHFDFSDGNYHVDFSDGAITTFDFDNCIYCWYMFDLAHLWTHGVGWCQWMPDGEKRLAYMKEEYFATILEGYRSEATVSEELLEKLPLFIDMVLIEGIVDEFECAAREGEELDPEDVEDYVKCLVEAIPYAGIGVDL, encoded by the coding sequence TTGACAAATGTTTTAGAGAAGGCAAAAGCCATTTATGATTTAGAGAATTATGAGTTTGAACAAGTGGGCGGACATGACGGCGGAAGAAACCTCGTCTATGTCTGCAAACAAAAGGAAGAAAAGAAATGCGTATTAAGAATATCCGCGCTTGGTGACAGGACGATGGAGGAATATGAGGCAGAGACGGAATTCGTGCATTACCTTGCGAAAAACGGTGCATCCGTCGCGGATGTGATCCCTTCGAGGAGCGGAAAACTCGTGGAACGCATGCAGGTAAAACCTTCGGTGATCGGTTTAAGCGAGGCTGCTGATGGAGCAGAAGGTGATGCGGAATGCTTTGTATCTTTGTTTGCGTATGCTAAAGGAATCCTTCTCAGCGAAAACGGATATCATTACAGAGATGGGGCACCGCTTTCCGAGCTGTTTTACAACATGGGAAAGACCATCGGAGCGATTCACAGGCTCTCGAAGCAATATCGGCCGACACACCAAAGGCAACATTATTTTGACAAGTACAACATGGAGTATGTCGATAAGGTGATCCCTGATGCTTATGCGGAGCTGAAGGCGGCCATTGCGGATCGCCTGGAGAGGTTCAGGACGCTCCCCGTGGATCCGGAGAGCTATGGCCTTGTACATTTTGATTTCAGCGACGGGAATTATCACGTGGATTTCAGTGACGGCGCAATTACGACCTTTGATTTCGACAATTGCATCTATTGCTGGTATATGTTTGACCTTGCACATCTTTGGACGCATGGCGTTGGCTGGTGTCAGTGGATGCCGGACGGAGAGAAGCGACTGGCCTACATGAAGGAAGAGTATTTTGCGACCATTTTAGAGGGTTACCGGAGTGAGGCAACGGTTTCCGAGGAGCTGTTGGAAAAGCTTCCGCTCTTTATCGACATGGTGCTGATCGAAGGCATTGTGGACGAGTTTGAGTGCGCCGCCAGGGAAGGTGAGGAGCTGGATCCGGAGGACGTGGAAGATTACGTAAAGTGCCTGGTGGAAGCCATTCCATACGCAGGCATAGGAGTAGACTTATAA
- a CDS encoding CD3324 family protein — protein MKYENAKDILPASLLKEVQKYAEGKAIYIPKCEKTKGWGEASGYREKLNKRNALICSRYAAGAGIVELAEDFYLSPESIKKIVYGKKIKLPVYSPSIYSAKQYSDAGVGEEWVRIYLENGGLETPDGEEFFLSELVKIPLRLIEDDADVIINKKSDGYTDVPLIALFEGHRFRSFCGEEYLALLRKEKKNAHWAFIFVSRKEYSYYLNNFGKQFQRGT, from the coding sequence ATGAAATATGAAAATGCCAAGGATATTCTCCCCGCAAGTCTTTTGAAAGAAGTGCAAAAGTATGCGGAAGGAAAAGCTATTTATATTCCCAAGTGCGAAAAAACTAAAGGCTGGGGAGAAGCATCCGGATATCGTGAAAAACTGAATAAGAGAAATGCCCTCATCTGCAGCAGATATGCTGCAGGTGCCGGCATCGTTGAACTGGCTGAAGATTTCTACCTGTCTCCGGAATCAATCAAAAAGATCGTATATGGTAAGAAGATAAAGCTTCCCGTGTATTCCCCGAGCATTTACTCTGCAAAGCAGTATTCGGATGCAGGCGTAGGTGAAGAATGGGTAAGGATATATCTGGAGAATGGAGGACTGGAAACACCTGACGGGGAGGAGTTTTTCCTGTCTGAACTGGTAAAGATACCCCTTCGGCTTATAGAAGATGATGCAGATGTGATCATAAATAAAAAATCGGATGGATACACAGATGTACCGTTGATCGCTTTATTTGAGGGCCACAGATTCAGAAGTTTCTGTGGAGAAGAATATCTTGCTTTGCTGAGAAAGGAAAAGAAGAACGCTCACTGGGCTTTTATTTTCGTGAGCCGCAAGGAGTACAGTTACTATCTTAACAACTTCGGCAAGCAGTTTCAGAGAGGAACATAA
- a CDS encoding class I SAM-dependent methyltransferase — protein MDNKAFDSKRIAQGYAKRPWLHKSVIEQIKKDCSLPNDYMFKNGLDVGCGAGLSTKALRLICDKVTGTDIAESMVEVCDEIYGTDSSYSFYTAKAEETRIPNKKYDIVTAAGCINWVDEKKFMTNMAEVLEDNGLIVIYDFGITDRMVGNDDYTRWYRDEYLSRFPKPPRKENKWTQSDLIGGFVMEKQTEYDMEYSFTLDKFVDFMLIQSNVNAQIERGNASANEIRKWMKESLTPVFAGGERQLVFYGYSWYLRKWGITAAANHELFLNRYL, from the coding sequence ATGGATAATAAGGCATTTGACTCTAAAAGGATAGCACAGGGCTATGCCAAGAGACCCTGGCTTCATAAGTCAGTAATAGAGCAGATTAAAAAAGATTGCAGTCTTCCTAATGATTATATGTTCAAAAATGGTCTTGACGTGGGTTGTGGAGCGGGACTTTCAACCAAGGCACTAAGGCTCATATGTGACAAGGTAACAGGAACAGATATAGCAGAATCAATGGTTGAAGTATGCGATGAGATTTATGGCACAGATTCTTCTTACTCTTTTTATACTGCTAAAGCGGAAGAAACAAGAATCCCAAATAAAAAATATGATATTGTAACAGCTGCAGGATGCATCAACTGGGTGGATGAAAAGAAGTTCATGACTAATATGGCTGAAGTTCTGGAGGATAACGGGCTTATCGTAATTTATGATTTTGGGATTACAGACAGAATGGTAGGAAATGATGATTATACCAGATGGTACCGGGATGAGTATCTGAGCAGATTTCCTAAGCCACCTAGAAAAGAGAACAAGTGGACTCAGTCTGATCTGATTGGTGGCTTTGTAATGGAAAAGCAGACGGAATATGATATGGAATACTCTTTTACCCTGGATAAGTTCGTGGATTTTATGCTGATCCAGTCCAATGTTAATGCTCAGATAGAGCGCGGAAATGCCAGTGCTAATGAGATAAGAAAATGGATGAAGGAATCCTTGACGCCAGTTTTTGCTGGGGGAGAAAGGCAACTTGTATTCTATGGATACAGCTGGTATTTACGGAAATGGGGAATAACGGCAGCAGCCAACCATGAGTTATTTCTCAACAGATATCTTTGA
- a CDS encoding NUDIX hydrolase: protein MEQWDAYDAKLNKIDGMTLIRGEEIPDGVFHLVCEIIVRHADGTYLLMQRDPRKHLGGMWEATAGGSALQGEDPLTCAHRELSEETGIKADKLTEVGRVLHHLHRSIYVDYLCETDADKNSVVLQEGETSAFKWVTADELLSMTRSELATQRMLNFIVELK from the coding sequence ATGGAACAATGGGATGCTTATGATGCAAAACTAAATAAAATCGATGGAATGACATTGATTCGTGGTGAAGAGATTCCGGATGGAGTTTTTCATCTTGTGTGTGAAATCATCGTAAGACACGCTGATGGTACTTATTTACTTATGCAAAGAGATCCAAGAAAGCACTTAGGTGGGATGTGGGAAGCTACTGCTGGAGGATCTGCACTCCAAGGGGAAGATCCACTTACTTGTGCGCATAGAGAACTTTCAGAAGAGACAGGAATAAAAGCAGATAAACTTACTGAGGTAGGACGTGTTCTGCATCATCTTCATAGATCAATATATGTGGATTACTTATGTGAAACGGATGCTGATAAAAATAGCGTGGTATTGCAGGAAGGAGAAACATCTGCATTTAAATGGGTAACGGCAGATGAATTACTCTCAATGACACGAAGTGAGTTGGCGACACAGAGGATGCTGAATTTTATTGTAGAACTGAAGTAA
- the guaA gene encoding glutamine-hydrolyzing GMP synthase, producing MAAEEKVIVIDFGGQYNQLVARRVRECNVYCEIYSYRTPLDQIKAMNPKGIILTGGPNSCYEDGAPTYTRELFELGIPVLGLCYGAQLMMHVLGGKVEKAPVREYGKTNTYIDGSKEALFAGIEDETVVWMSHFDYISKVAPGFEIIAHTADCPVAAAACEEKKLYAIQFHPEVLHTVRGKEILHNFVRGICQTGGTWRMDSFVENTIAEIREKVGDGKVLLALSGGVDSSVLAALLAKAIGKQLTCVFVDHGLLRKNEGDEVESVFGPNGNFDINFIRVNAAERYYAKLKGVEEPERKRKIIGEEFIRVFEEEAKKIGKVDFLAQGTIYPDVVESGLGGESVVIKSHHNVGGLPDYVDFKEIIEPLRLLFKDEVRKAGLELGLPEYLVYRQPFPGPGLGIRIIGEVTAEKVRIVQDADYIYRTELAAAGLEKLPDQYFAALSNMRSVGVMGDERTYDYAVVLRAVETVDFMTAEASEIPFEVLQRVMSRIINEVKGVNRVMYDLTSKPPGTVELE from the coding sequence ATGGCGGCAGAAGAAAAAGTCATAGTAATTGACTTTGGCGGGCAGTATAACCAGCTGGTTGCGCGCAGAGTCAGAGAATGCAATGTATATTGCGAGATTTATTCCTATCGAACACCACTTGACCAGATCAAGGCAATGAATCCCAAGGGTATTATTCTTACCGGCGGACCTAATTCATGCTATGAAGATGGTGCACCAACTTATACCAGGGAACTGTTTGAACTTGGTATACCTGTACTGGGACTTTGTTATGGAGCTCAGCTCATGATGCATGTTCTTGGCGGAAAGGTTGAGAAAGCTCCTGTTCGTGAGTACGGTAAGACTAATACTTATATAGATGGCTCTAAGGAAGCTCTTTTTGCCGGAATAGAAGATGAGACAGTCGTATGGATGAGCCATTTCGACTATATCAGCAAGGTCGCTCCAGGATTTGAGATTATTGCGCACACTGCAGATTGTCCTGTTGCGGCAGCAGCATGCGAAGAGAAAAAGCTTTATGCAATCCAGTTCCATCCGGAAGTTCTCCACACAGTGAGAGGTAAAGAAATACTTCACAACTTTGTTAGAGGAATCTGCCAGACAGGCGGAACCTGGAGAATGGATTCATTTGTTGAGAACACAATTGCAGAGATCCGCGAAAAGGTTGGAGATGGCAAGGTACTTCTCGCTTTATCAGGCGGAGTAGATTCTTCTGTACTTGCAGCACTTCTTGCCAAGGCTATTGGTAAGCAGCTTACATGCGTATTCGTAGACCATGGTCTTCTGCGTAAGAACGAGGGTGACGAGGTCGAGAGCGTATTTGGACCAAATGGTAATTTTGATATAAATTTCATCCGTGTTAATGCAGCTGAGAGATACTATGCTAAGCTCAAGGGTGTAGAAGAGCCAGAGAGAAAGCGTAAGATAATCGGCGAAGAGTTCATCAGAGTATTCGAGGAAGAAGCCAAGAAGATTGGAAAAGTTGACTTCCTTGCTCAGGGAACTATTTATCCGGACGTAGTAGAATCAGGACTTGGCGGAGAATCCGTTGTTATCAAGTCACACCACAATGTAGGTGGACTTCCTGATTATGTTGATTTCAAGGAAATCATCGAGCCATTAAGACTCTTATTCAAGGATGAAGTCAGAAAGGCTGGACTTGAGCTTGGTCTTCCTGAGTACCTTGTTTATCGTCAGCCATTCCCTGGCCCTGGCCTTGGAATCCGTATTATTGGCGAAGTTACAGCTGAGAAGGTTAGAATTGTTCAGGATGCAGATTATATCTATCGTACAGAGCTTGCTGCAGCCGGACTTGAGAAGCTCCCTGATCAGTACTTTGCAGCCCTTTCCAATATGCGTTCTGTCGGTGTAATGGGTGATGAGCGTACCTATGACTACGCAGTTGTGCTTCGTGCAGTTGAGACTGTTGACTTTATGACTGCTGAGGCTTCTGAGATTCCGTTTGAAGTATTGCAGCGCGTTATGAGCCGCATAATCAATGAGGTCAAGGGCGTTAACCGCGTAATGTATGATCTCACAAGTAAGCCACCAGGAACGGTGGAACTTGAGTGA
- a CDS encoding C40 family peptidase, which produces MKKRNKILFKIIALALVMSFSIAEPVAVYAKTSEELEQDQKKLEQEEKALEKQKKDLEKQSKDSQNKLNSANSKIGDYSEAKEDTQEAIDETNTELVGLMADIEMIKEDIAYKEELIDKTQKEYDEAKEHEETLYAAMVQRVKYMYEKGNLSYVQILLTATSYSDALNKVNFVENLYEYDRIKLAEYVAAKEAAQAYGEQLEGEKAELETSQYELEQEQEYMEELLAQYKATYADYEVKIAKAKQDAAVYTAQIKSQQSGIASLQKQIEAKQKEVDEAKKATQEAKAAEDAAKAEAEGNGTGNTDVASGDSGQISGGSGSSGSGSGSSKSYSSPGSLSGSNVASYACQFVGNPYVAGGTSLTNGADCSGFVQSVYKAFGVSVPRTSWAQGSYGREVSYSDAQPGDVIYYGGHVGIYIGGGQIVHASTQKTGIKYSPATYRSIISVRRFI; this is translated from the coding sequence ATGAAAAAAAGGAACAAAATTCTTTTTAAGATAATAGCTCTGGCTCTTGTTATGTCTTTTTCCATTGCGGAGCCGGTGGCAGTATATGCCAAAACCAGTGAGGAACTCGAGCAGGATCAGAAGAAGCTTGAGCAGGAAGAGAAAGCCCTGGAGAAGCAAAAAAAGGATCTGGAGAAACAGTCCAAAGATAGCCAGAACAAGCTAAATAGTGCCAATAGCAAGATTGGTGATTATTCAGAGGCCAAGGAAGATACTCAGGAAGCAATAGATGAGACTAACACAGAGCTTGTTGGTTTGATGGCAGATATAGAGATGATCAAAGAGGACATTGCATACAAGGAAGAACTCATTGATAAGACTCAGAAAGAATATGATGAAGCCAAGGAGCATGAGGAAACTCTTTATGCCGCCATGGTTCAGAGAGTCAAGTATATGTATGAGAAGGGCAATTTGTCCTATGTACAGATACTACTGACAGCTACAAGTTATTCAGATGCTCTTAATAAAGTGAACTTTGTTGAGAATCTGTATGAATATGATAGGATCAAGCTTGCAGAATATGTTGCTGCAAAAGAGGCTGCGCAGGCTTATGGAGAGCAGCTTGAAGGTGAGAAGGCGGAACTTGAGACTTCTCAGTATGAGCTTGAGCAGGAGCAGGAATATATGGAAGAACTCCTTGCTCAGTACAAGGCTACTTATGCTGATTATGAGGTAAAGATAGCTAAGGCTAAGCAGGACGCTGCTGTTTATACTGCACAGATCAAGAGTCAACAGTCGGGAATTGCAAGCCTTCAGAAACAGATTGAAGCCAAACAGAAAGAAGTAGATGAAGCCAAGAAGGCCACTCAGGAAGCTAAGGCTGCAGAAGATGCTGCCAAAGCAGAGGCTGAAGGAAATGGTACAGGTAACACTGATGTGGCTTCCGGAGATAGCGGACAGATATCGGGTGGATCAGGTTCATCCGGAAGTGGTTCAGGCAGTTCCAAGAGTTATTCGTCCCCCGGAAGTTTGTCCGGATCAAATGTTGCCAGTTATGCCTGCCAGTTTGTTGGTAATCCTTATGTGGCAGGAGGAACAAGTCTTACGAATGGTGCAGATTGTTCCGGATTTGTTCAGTCAGTTTATAAGGCCTTTGGAGTATCTGTTCCAAGAACATCCTGGGCACAGGGATCATATGGAAGAGAGGTATCCTATTCAGATGCTCAGCCGGGTGATGTTATTTACTACGGCGGACATGTAGGAATCTATATCGGAGGCGGACAGATTGTTCACGCCAGCACACAGAAGACAGGAATCAAGTATTCACCTGCAACTTACAGATCAATTATTTCTGTCAGGAGATTTATTTAA
- the asnS gene encoding asparagine--tRNA ligase, whose translation MRTKIKELFRNTSEYASKEVTICAWVRTNRAQAQFGFLNVNDGSFFENLQVVYDQELNNFDDISKIRVGASVKVTGTLVLTPDNKQPFEVKATAVELLGDCPENYPIQPKRHTREYLRTVAHLRPRTNLFSAVFRIRSVAAMAVHTYFQDRGYLYVHTPLITGADCEGSDQMFKITTFNMNDLPKTEDGKVDFSKDLFGKQSFITGSGQLQGETFAMAFGDIYTFGPTFRTENSNTQTHANEFWMIEPEMAFCDLQGLMDVEEEMLKFVVKYVCDKCPEEIDFCDKFVSKGLKDKLNDIVNAKFTRISHHDVIDILKKADVKWEFEPDYGEDIAKEHEKYIVEYFNGPVFVTDWPKDIKAYYMKVNPDNKTVAAVDLLVPQAGELMGGSQREENLDKLIERMDEMGVDKEGIDWYLDTRRYGGCIHSGFGMGFERLIMYLTGVENIRDVIPYPRTPKNCEF comes from the coding sequence ATGAGAACTAAAATTAAAGAGCTGTTCAGAAACACATCTGAATATGCTTCCAAAGAAGTGACCATCTGCGCTTGGGTACGTACTAACCGCGCACAGGCACAGTTTGGATTCCTTAACGTTAACGACGGTTCATTTTTTGAAAATCTGCAGGTCGTTTACGATCAGGAACTTAATAATTTTGATGACATCTCCAAGATAAGAGTTGGCGCAAGTGTTAAGGTAACAGGTACACTGGTGCTTACTCCTGATAATAAACAGCCATTTGAAGTTAAGGCTACAGCAGTTGAACTTCTCGGCGATTGCCCAGAGAACTATCCTATTCAGCCTAAGCGTCACACAAGAGAGTATCTTCGTACAGTGGCACACCTTCGTCCACGTACAAACCTCTTCAGCGCTGTATTCCGTATCAGAAGCGTTGCAGCTATGGCAGTACATACTTACTTCCAGGATAGAGGATATCTGTATGTCCACACACCTCTTATTACAGGAGCTGACTGTGAAGGCTCAGATCAGATGTTCAAGATCACAACCTTCAACATGAATGATCTTCCCAAGACTGAAGACGGTAAGGTTGATTTCAGCAAGGATCTCTTCGGCAAGCAGTCCTTTATTACAGGTTCAGGACAGCTTCAGGGTGAGACTTTTGCCATGGCATTTGGTGATATTTATACTTTTGGACCTACTTTCAGAACAGAGAATTCCAACACACAGACTCATGCAAATGAGTTCTGGATGATCGAGCCTGAGATGGCTTTCTGTGATCTTCAGGGTCTTATGGATGTTGAAGAGGAAATGCTCAAGTTCGTTGTTAAGTATGTTTGCGACAAGTGTCCTGAGGAGATTGATTTCTGCGACAAGTTCGTATCCAAGGGATTGAAGGATAAGCTCAATGATATCGTAAATGCCAAGTTTACACGTATCAGCCATCACGATGTTATCGACATCCTCAAGAAGGCAGACGTTAAGTGGGAGTTCGAGCCTGATTACGGTGAGGACATTGCCAAAGAGCATGAGAAGTATATTGTTGAGTATTTCAACGGACCAGTATTTGTAACTGACTGGCCTAAGGATATTAAGGCATACTACATGAAGGTTAACCCTGACAACAAGACTGTTGCTGCAGTTGACCTCCTCGTTCCACAGGCCGGTGAGCTTATGGGCGGTAGCCAGAGAGAAGAGAATCTCGACAAACTCATTGAGAGAATGGACGAGATGGGCGTAGATAAAGAGGGTATTGACTGGTATCTTGATACCAGAAGATACGGCGGTTGTATCCACAGCGGATTTGGTATGGGATTCGAGCGTCTGATCATGTACTTAACAGGTGTTGAGAACATCCGTGACGTAATACCTTATCCAAGAACACCCAAGAACTGTGAATTTTAA
- the tig gene encoding trigger factor, with protein MKKKLSVLLAGVMVCTMFTACGKENASENADNAASTENSADAAATETSVAEGMALTIDFDNLETETLNDVTASDIVTLGQYKELSFEVAKDEVTDAEVEDYVANLWSTKPLMLDVTDRAVQDGDTVNIDYVGKYADTKEAFDGGTAEGASLTIGSNSYIEGFESGLVGVNIGDTVDLNLTFPENYGAENLAGKDVVFTVTVNSIQAPDTEMSDEWAAGLGYDGVTDLATLRDYARKTLEDQAQNEFDSTVENTAVQTVYDSTAFGDIPQALINRYMKQQKQMLDYQATMYSYYYGQQLTADSLLANYMNAEGFVGTVDDYLNDISKDMAQQYLMFQAIADEENITVSDEEIDAYLKNAYENASTTSFSSFEEYKESLDLEIYREGLMADKVVAFIVENANVVATAATEDAASESSSAEASADAASESSSTETVAE; from the coding sequence ATGAAGAAAAAACTATCAGTGCTACTGGCGGGAGTAATGGTGTGCACTATGTTTACAGCTTGTGGTAAAGAGAATGCAAGCGAGAATGCTGATAATGCAGCATCAACTGAGAACAGCGCAGATGCAGCTGCTACAGAAACATCTGTTGCGGAAGGTATGGCCCTTACAATTGATTTTGACAATCTTGAAACAGAGACACTTAATGATGTGACAGCATCAGATATTGTTACACTAGGTCAGTATAAGGAACTCTCTTTTGAAGTTGCCAAGGACGAGGTTACAGACGCAGAAGTTGAGGACTACGTTGCAAACCTTTGGTCAACCAAGCCACTTATGTTAGATGTTACAGACAGAGCCGTTCAGGACGGAGATACAGTAAACATCGATTACGTTGGTAAATATGCTGATACCAAGGAAGCTTTTGATGGCGGTACAGCAGAAGGCGCAAGTCTTACAATTGGATCTAATTCTTATATCGAGGGATTTGAGAGCGGACTTGTTGGAGTTAATATTGGAGATACAGTAGATCTTAACCTTACATTCCCTGAGAATTACGGTGCAGAGAACCTTGCAGGCAAGGATGTTGTTTTCACTGTAACAGTTAACAGCATTCAGGCTCCTGACACAGAGATGTCAGATGAGTGGGCAGCAGGTCTTGGATATGATGGTGTTACAGATCTTGCGACACTTAGAGATTATGCCAGAAAGACACTTGAGGATCAGGCTCAGAATGAATTTGATTCAACTGTAGAGAATACTGCAGTTCAGACTGTATATGATTCTACAGCATTTGGTGATATTCCACAGGCTCTTATCAACAGATATATGAAGCAGCAGAAGCAGATGCTTGATTATCAGGCAACTATGTATTCATATTATTATGGACAGCAGCTTACAGCTGATTCTCTTTTAGCTAATTATATGAATGCAGAGGGCTTCGTAGGAACAGTTGATGACTATCTCAACGACATTTCCAAGGATATGGCTCAGCAGTATCTTATGTTCCAGGCAATTGCAGATGAGGAGAACATCACAGTTTCTGATGAGGAGATTGATGCTTATCTCAAGAATGCATATGAGAATGCTTCAACAACTTCTTTCAGCTCATTTGAGGAGTACAAGGAATCTCTTGATCTCGAGATCTACAGAGAGGGACTTATGGCTGACAAGGTAGTTGCTTTCATCGTTGAGAATGCAAATGTAGTTGCTACAGCAGCAACAGAAGATGCAGCTTCTGAAAGCTCTTCAGCAGAGGCATCCGCAGATGCAGCTTCTGAGAGCTCATCAACAGAGACAGTTGCAGAGTAA
- a CDS encoding DUF1934 domain-containing protein, whose amino-acid sequence MRKNVDVNVTGIHSRPGEPTEKIVTSSIGFYEDMEDGRRLVEYDEEQDAGNGTVKVHNKVYIASDGKSMEIIRGGETENRLQFGEEMEYDTQYDTPYGSMSMKVVTNNFDFNTTHQEEAMKVIAEYALEMEGQVLSDSMIIIEIKNXGDKITCLRFIMQI is encoded by the coding sequence ATGAGAAAAAATGTAGATGTGAATGTAACCGGAATCCATTCAAGACCGGGTGAACCGACAGAGAAGATTGTTACCAGTTCAATAGGATTTTACGAGGATATGGAAGATGGAAGAAGACTTGTGGAATACGATGAGGAACAGGATGCAGGGAATGGTACTGTGAAGGTTCATAATAAAGTATATATTGCTTCTGATGGAAAGAGCATGGAGATAATCCGTGGCGGAGAAACTGAGAACAGACTTCAGTTTGGTGAAGAAATGGAGTATGACACTCAGTACGATACACCTTATGGCTCAATGTCCATGAAGGTTGTAACGAACAACTTTGATTTTAACACTACCCATCAGGAAGAAGCCATGAAAGTAATCGCTGAGTATGCCCTGGAAATGGAAGGACAGGTTCTGTCTGATTCAATGATCATAATAGAAATAAAAAATNGCGGAGACAAGATAACTTGTCTCCGCTTTATTATGCAAATATAA